A single Roseinatronobacter monicus DNA region contains:
- a CDS encoding HesB/IscA family protein: MFGIPGKSPVTLTPAAVRQIRRLMEREGAKGLRVGVKKGGCAGMEYTMETAQEVQEHEELVVQDDACVIIAPMAQMFLFGTEIDYEMGLIESAFKFRNPNVTEACGCGESIKFDDVETLTARMGQAKATG, from the coding sequence ACCCGGAAAATCCCCTGTGACACTGACGCCGGCTGCCGTGCGCCAGATCCGCCGCCTGATGGAGCGCGAGGGCGCGAAGGGATTACGCGTGGGTGTCAAGAAAGGCGGCTGTGCGGGCATGGAATACACCATGGAGACCGCGCAGGAGGTGCAGGAGCATGAAGAACTGGTGGTGCAGGACGATGCCTGCGTCATCATCGCGCCAATGGCGCAGATGTTCCTGTTCGGCACCGAAATTGATTATGAAATGGGATTGATCGAAAGTGCCTTCAAATTCCGCAACCCGAACGTGACCGAAGCCTGCGGATGCGGCGAATCCATCAAGTTTGATGATGTCGAGACATTGACGGCCCGTATGGGCCAGGCCAAGGCAACCGGCTGA